Proteins from a single region of Stutzerimonas stutzeri:
- a CDS encoding DNA-3-methyladenine glycosylase I — translation MPRCAWCGTDPLYIDYHDREWGVPTRDPQVLFEFLLLEAFQAGLSWITVLRKRERYRQVLFAFNAERLARMSDAEIDERMQDPGIIRNRRKLEAARSNARAWLQLEDPVGFIWSFVDGQPKINRFERIHQVPAVTPEAEAMSKALKKAGFSFVGPTICYAYMQACGLVMDHLTDCDRYVPLAGAE, via the coding sequence ATGCCACGTTGCGCCTGGTGCGGCACGGATCCGCTGTATATCGACTACCACGATCGCGAATGGGGCGTGCCAACTCGCGATCCGCAGGTGCTGTTCGAATTCCTCTTGCTCGAAGCCTTCCAGGCCGGTCTCTCGTGGATTACCGTGCTGCGCAAGCGTGAGCGCTATCGACAGGTACTGTTCGCTTTCAACGCCGAGCGCCTGGCGCGCATGAGCGACGCCGAGATCGACGAGCGCATGCAGGACCCCGGCATCATCCGCAACCGCCGCAAACTCGAGGCCGCGCGCAGCAACGCACGTGCCTGGTTGCAGCTGGAAGACCCGGTGGGTTTCATCTGGTCTTTCGTCGATGGCCAACCAAAGATCAACCGCTTCGAGCGCATCCATCAGGTGCCTGCGGTCACACCCGAAGCCGAAGCCATGAGCAAGGCACTGAAGAAAGCCGGCTTCAGCTTCGTCGGACCGACCATCTGTTACGCCTACATGCAGGCCTGCGGCCTGGTCATGGATCATTTGACCGACTGCGACCGCTATGTGCCGCTGGCTGGCGCCGAATGA
- the ehuA gene encoding ectoine/hydroxyectoine ABC transporter ATP-binding protein EhuA — translation MNTPMQSTDTLNPTPQQPEHAQPLVRFAGVTKRYGELTVLDGLDLQIEEGEKVAIIGPSGSGKSTLLRVLMTLEGIDEGVIEVDGEPLTHMPDASGQLVPANARHLRRVRGKVGMVFQSFNLFPHMNALQNVMEAPVQVLGLSKREARERAEELLAMVGLEDKLEHFPVQLSGGQQQRVAIARALAMRPKVMLFDEVTSALDPELCGEVLNVIRRLGEAHNLTMLMVTHQMGFAREFADRVCFFHQGRIHEQGSPDELFNNPQEERTQEFLSAVNEAH, via the coding sequence ATGAATACGCCGATGCAGTCCACGGACACCCTGAACCCGACGCCACAACAGCCAGAGCACGCGCAACCTTTGGTGCGCTTCGCCGGCGTGACCAAGCGCTACGGTGAACTGACCGTGCTCGACGGGCTCGATCTGCAAATCGAGGAAGGTGAAAAGGTCGCGATCATCGGCCCCAGCGGCTCGGGCAAGTCGACGCTGCTGCGGGTGCTGATGACCCTAGAGGGCATCGACGAAGGCGTGATTGAGGTCGACGGCGAGCCGCTGACGCACATGCCCGACGCCAGTGGCCAGTTGGTCCCAGCCAATGCCCGTCACTTGCGACGAGTGCGCGGCAAGGTCGGCATGGTGTTCCAGAGCTTCAACCTGTTCCCGCACATGAACGCGTTGCAGAACGTCATGGAAGCGCCGGTGCAGGTGCTCGGGCTGAGCAAGCGCGAGGCCCGCGAGCGGGCAGAGGAGCTGCTGGCCATGGTCGGCCTGGAAGACAAGTTGGAGCACTTCCCGGTGCAGCTATCCGGCGGCCAGCAACAACGCGTGGCCATAGCCCGCGCGCTGGCGATGCGGCCGAAGGTGATGCTGTTCGACGAAGTGACCTCGGCACTGGACCCGGAGCTCTGCGGCGAAGTGCTCAACGTGATCCGCCGCCTCGGCGAGGCGCACAATCTGACGATGCTGATGGTCACCCACCAGATGGGTTTCGCCCGCGAATTCGCCGATCGTGTGTGCTTCTTCCATCAGGGCCGGATTCACGAACAGGGCAGTCCGGACGAGCTGTTCAACAACCCACAGGAGGAACGCACCCAGGAGTTTCTCAGCGCAGTCAACGAAGCCCATTGA
- a CDS encoding tetratricopeptide repeat protein, with product MLESLEKMLSQGMDNPMLRLGLGKGYLDAGQPGRAAEHLRRCVELDPKYSAAWKLLGKALQADGDKPGAHQAWERGIAAASAQGDKQAEKEMSVFLRRLDRLTPD from the coding sequence ATGCTTGAATCGCTGGAAAAAATGCTTTCCCAAGGGATGGATAATCCAATGCTGCGTCTGGGCCTCGGCAAGGGCTATCTGGATGCCGGGCAGCCGGGTAGGGCGGCTGAGCACCTGCGCCGTTGCGTCGAACTCGACCCCAAGTATTCGGCCGCCTGGAAGCTCCTGGGCAAGGCCTTGCAGGCCGACGGCGATAAGCCAGGTGCCCATCAAGCCTGGGAGCGCGGCATTGCGGCCGCGAGCGCCCAGGGCGACAAGCAGGCGGAAAAGGAAATGAGCGTATTTCTACGCCGTCTCGACCGGCTGACACCAGACTGA
- the glyQ gene encoding glycine--tRNA ligase subunit alpha, producing the protein MSQTTPAVRTFQDLILALQSYWAEQGCVVLQPYDMEMGAGTFHTATFLRAIGPETWNAAYVQPSRRPADGRYGENPNRLQHYYQFQVVLKPNPDNIQDLYLESLRRIGVDTSVHDVRFVEDNWESPTLGAWGLGWEVWLNGMEVTQFTYFQQVGGVECYPVTGEITYGLERLAMYLQGVDSVYDLIWADGPFGTVTYGDVFHQNEVEQSTYNFEHANVPKLFELFDFYESEANRLMAAELPLPAYEMVVKASHTFNLLDARRAISVTARQQYILRVRSLARSIAQSYLLARAKLGFPMATPELRDEVLAKLEAAE; encoded by the coding sequence TTGAGCCAGACTACGCCTGCCGTGCGCACCTTCCAAGACCTGATCCTCGCCCTGCAAAGCTACTGGGCCGAGCAGGGTTGCGTGGTCCTGCAGCCCTATGACATGGAAATGGGCGCCGGTACATTCCACACCGCCACCTTCCTGCGCGCCATTGGTCCCGAGACCTGGAACGCCGCCTATGTTCAGCCTTCGCGCCGCCCGGCCGATGGCCGCTACGGCGAGAACCCCAACCGCCTGCAGCACTATTACCAATTCCAGGTGGTGCTCAAGCCCAACCCGGACAACATCCAGGACCTGTACCTGGAGTCGCTGCGCCGCATCGGCGTCGACACCTCGGTGCACGACGTACGCTTCGTCGAGGACAACTGGGAATCGCCGACCCTCGGTGCCTGGGGCCTGGGCTGGGAAGTCTGGCTCAACGGCATGGAAGTCACTCAGTTCACCTACTTCCAGCAGGTCGGCGGCGTCGAGTGCTATCCGGTCACCGGCGAGATCACCTACGGTCTCGAGCGCCTGGCCATGTACCTACAGGGCGTCGACTCGGTCTACGACCTGATCTGGGCCGATGGCCCGTTCGGCACCGTGACCTATGGCGATGTGTTCCACCAGAACGAAGTGGAGCAGTCGACCTACAACTTCGAGCACGCCAATGTGCCGAAGCTGTTCGAACTCTTCGATTTCTACGAGAGCGAAGCCAACCGGCTGATGGCCGCCGAGCTGCCGCTGCCTGCCTACGAGATGGTGGTCAAGGCCTCGCACACCTTCAACCTGCTCGATGCCCGTCGCGCCATTTCGGTCACCGCGCGCCAGCAGTACATCCTGCGCGTGCGCAGCCTGGCGCGTTCGATCGCCCAGAGCTACCTGCTGGCCCGGGCCAAACTCGGCTTCCCCATGGCCACCCCCGAACTGCGTGACGAAGTGCTGGCCAAGCTGGAGGCTGCAGAATGA
- a CDS encoding PilZ domain-containing protein, whose protein sequence is MRNQRQYPRTNMKCRIRIAHPAFGEVFAHTRDLSDGGVYVRHPELVVLHPGDTVTGQVQDLPIPAPELQMVVMRVDAEGVGLRFLRGD, encoded by the coding sequence ATGCGTAACCAGAGACAGTATCCGCGTACCAATATGAAGTGCCGTATCCGGATTGCACATCCGGCGTTTGGCGAGGTCTTCGCCCACACTCGAGATCTCTCCGATGGCGGCGTCTACGTTCGCCATCCGGAATTGGTGGTGCTGCATCCCGGTGACACAGTGACCGGTCAGGTACAGGACCTGCCCATTCCAGCGCCCGAACTGCAGATGGTGGTGATGCGGGTTGATGCCGAAGGGGTCGGCCTGCGGTTTCTGCGCGGGGACTGA
- a CDS encoding lysophospholipid acyltransferase, with translation MEKFKGAIVVGSLRLFARLPWRTVQGLGSMIGWLMWKLPNRSREVARINLQKCFPELSPAELDTLLGRTLRQTGMTFTESACAWIWPAEKTLGLVRQVEGLEVLQEALASGKGVVGITSHLGNWEVLNHFYCDQCKPIIFYRPPKLKAVDELLQRQRVQLGNRVAPSTREGILSVIKEVRRGGAVGIPADPEPSEGSGIFVPFFATQALTSKFVPGMLAGGKAVGVFLHALRLEDGSGYKVVLEAAPDGMYSEDAETGVAAMSAMIEKYVRAYPSQYMWTMKRFKKRPAGEKRWY, from the coding sequence GTGGAAAAGTTCAAAGGTGCGATAGTGGTCGGCTCCCTGCGGCTCTTCGCTCGGCTGCCTTGGCGCACGGTCCAGGGCCTGGGTTCGATGATCGGCTGGTTGATGTGGAAGCTGCCGAATCGCTCGCGTGAGGTAGCTCGAATAAACCTGCAAAAGTGCTTTCCCGAACTGAGCCCCGCGGAACTCGATACGCTGCTTGGTCGAACGCTGCGCCAGACCGGCATGACCTTTACTGAAAGTGCCTGTGCCTGGATCTGGCCGGCGGAGAAAACCCTGGGCCTGGTCAGGCAGGTCGAAGGACTCGAGGTGCTGCAAGAAGCGCTGGCGTCCGGCAAGGGTGTGGTCGGCATTACCAGCCACCTGGGCAACTGGGAGGTGCTGAACCACTTCTACTGCGATCAGTGCAAGCCAATCATTTTTTACCGCCCGCCGAAGCTGAAGGCGGTGGACGAGTTGCTTCAGCGTCAGCGTGTGCAGCTGGGCAATCGTGTTGCGCCGTCGACCCGTGAAGGCATTCTCAGCGTCATCAAGGAAGTGCGCCGCGGTGGCGCCGTGGGCATTCCAGCGGACCCCGAGCCGAGTGAAGGTAGCGGCATTTTCGTGCCCTTCTTCGCTACCCAGGCGCTCACCAGCAAGTTCGTACCGGGCATGTTGGCTGGCGGCAAGGCGGTTGGCGTGTTCCTTCATGCGTTGCGCCTGGAGGATGGTTCAGGCTACAAAGTGGTGCTCGAGGCCGCGCCTGACGGGATGTACAGCGAAGATGCGGAAACTGGCGTAGCAGCAATGAGCGCGATGATCGAGAAATATGTCCGCGCTTACCCCAGCCAATACATGTGGACCATGAAGCGCTTCAAGAAACGCCCGGCAGGCGAGAAGCGCTGGTACTGA